A section of the Marmota flaviventris isolate mMarFla1 chromosome 19, mMarFla1.hap1, whole genome shotgun sequence genome encodes:
- the LOC117794553 gene encoding mucin-12-like: MTTSSSSLPPVDCYNGGHWNGKECVCPQGYFGYQCQTLLYSFPIEVPDVLNATVTVIVKVIHRNFTNDLNNTSSQAYQNFTELFKQEMNKVYMGKDLSEYREVIIRRLLNGSIVVENDVVLETNYTSEFRTHFQNLRNIVKAKITNATSEIQNDVLKCQNSILCYNSEATEVEEDVKLGYDPQEQCARGAAQGYGQFYYVDELDGRLACVTKCTPGTKSQLNCNQGECQLQRSGPRCLCPNTNTHWYWGETCELSLSKNLVYGIVAAVVAVMLIVVVILTIFLGRSQRKLHRQEYDPSQEWQREGIPGTFQNTDIWEGKNLKEDKFGLENGYSHFRPSLEKVDPTTELHIQKPEVVTTSL; encoded by the exons ATGACCACCAGCTCTTCCTCTTTGCCACCAG TGGATTGCTACAACGGTGGACATTGGAATGGAAAAGAATGCGTCTGTCCCCAAGGCTACTTTGGTTACCAGTGCCAGACCCTCCTGTATTCCTTCCCCATAG AAGTCCCAGACGTCCTCAATGCCACCGTAACGGTGATAGTGAAAGTGATTCACAGGAACTTCACAAATGACCTGAATAACACATCCTCCCAGGCATACCAGAATTTCACAGAACTTTTCAAGCAGGAG ATGAACAAAGTCTACATGGGGAAGGACCTTTCTGAATACAGAGAGGTGATCATCAGGAGATTGCT CAACGGCAGCATCGTGGTGGAAAATGACGTGGTCCTGGAGACCAACTATACCTCAGAGTTTCGGACACACTTCCAGAACCTCAGAAATATCGTGAAGGCCAAGATCACAAATGCAACCAGCGAGATCCAGAACGATGTTCTCAAGTGTCAAA ATTCCATACTGTGTTACAACTCAGAGGCCACTGAGGTGGAAGAGGATGTGAAGTTGGGCTATGACCCCCAGG AGCAATGCGCCCGGGGAGCTGCCCAGGGCTACGGCCAATTCTACTACGTGGACGAACTGGATGGAAGGCTGGCCTGCGTGACCAAGTGCACCCCAGGGACAAAGTCGCAGCTCAACTGTAACCAGGGCGAGTGCCAGCTGCAGCGGAGTGGCCCCCGATGCCT GTGCCCGAACACGAACACACACTGGTACTGGGGAGAGACCTGTGAGTTGAGCCTCAGCAAGAATCTCGTGTATGGGATAGTGGCCGCTGTGGTGGCGGTGATGCTGATCGTAGTGGTCATCCTGACCATCTTCCTTGGTCGATCCCAGAGGAAACTGCACAG GCAAGAGTACGATCCTTCTCAGGAGTGGCAGAGAGAAGGCATCCCTGGCACCTTCCAGAACACAGACATCTGGGAAG GCAAGAACCTGAAGGAGGACAAATTTGGCCTTGAGAATGGCTACAGTCACTTCCGACCCTCCCTGGAGAAGGTGGATCCCACCACAGAG CTCCACATTCAGAAGCCAGAAGTGGTGACGACGTCTCTGTGA